From candidate division TA06 bacterium, the proteins below share one genomic window:
- a CDS encoding prepilin-type N-terminal cleavage/methylation domain-containing protein, giving the protein MNIKLKVKDRGFSLVELLVVMIVGSIIMAAIYSIVFGSKEALMRGESEARTSYRARRTMRRLVEDFRLAGYGLAAGELGIITAKENELVMVADLDKNGMTETIRYYLSHSSELGNTPNPNDRILYKSIGGENPGLPLAVGITSFVLGFYDSDRVDLLDPISSPKQVDPLKDLNGNKKNDLIDIRLITVRVVFERAAPDKHGGYRPYAVSSSMSPRNLRLLAFGGGGTVGDTIITLAADPDIIRADGSSISNLTATVTTHGAAVAGDSVYCFIVSGGGSISPEQMIDNGDGTYSSTYYSSTTPGDVLIMAVDSTAILAATETILLTGEPDSISVEADPDTIIADGNSISILTAIVFDSLGNQIPGETVSIEITSNNTGATMEGGVEDKGNGKYTRKYKASLSAGTDTVTATCEALSAITPMSTIVGPTDLQIWAEPDTIIADTTYTSVITALVLSGEGDSLPGEPVTIDFDENMPGATWATGVEDSGNGLYYRTMRASNTQGDVLIKATDGPVDDTTRVLLRGLLGGQIEVGEIVKVTIGDFGEDNNDDPDIFVSHKSDTVDLSVFLNMGNDGFGHLYSMEEIIFDAEGEVIGMALGNFDSLKTDVCLILRKAKRIELAMNDLNGDFADSSFAYALRRSGRSGAAGDIDGDGDIDVLAGTDEKKTEVWLNDGNANLTFHVKVTHFEKPNALCLADFGEDTLGDLDIAAGTEAKDLEILFNDGGGDFHTDGVYRASDRVRALDTGDLNGDGYIDVVCGTSAGKMEVWLNNGAGTFPSSPDYVYSLSESVLSIAIGDVQEDTLGDLDVAAGTEDGVLTVWYNQGTGALTESDTSYSHTGKLTGLDIGDLVEDEYGDNDIVAGTDVGGGVGIVHIWLNNGDGTFTRREN; this is encoded by the coding sequence AGAAGGCTTGTGGAGGATTTCAGGTTAGCCGGCTATGGTCTGGCAGCAGGAGAACTCGGCATAATTACCGCCAAAGAAAACGAGCTGGTCATGGTCGCAGACCTGGACAAGAATGGCATGACTGAAACCATAAGGTACTATTTGAGCCATTCCTCAGAACTGGGCAACACACCTAATCCAAATGACCGTATTCTCTACAAGTCGATAGGTGGAGAGAACCCAGGGCTGCCTCTAGCCGTTGGCATTACATCGTTTGTGCTGGGATTCTATGATTCAGACAGGGTGGATCTACTCGACCCAATTTCCAGCCCAAAACAGGTCGATCCCTTAAAGGATCTTAACGGTAATAAGAAAAACGACCTGATAGACATAAGGCTAATCACTGTACGTGTCGTTTTCGAACGGGCCGCACCAGACAAGCACGGAGGATACAGGCCATATGCCGTCTCTTCGAGCATGAGCCCCAGAAATCTGAGACTTCTGGCGTTTGGAGGTGGTGGAACCGTCGGAGACACAATAATCACCCTCGCTGCCGACCCCGATATTATCAGGGCAGATGGCTCATCAATCTCAAACCTCACAGCCACGGTGACAACCCACGGCGCTGCAGTAGCAGGCGATTCTGTCTATTGTTTCATCGTTTCCGGAGGAGGAAGCATTTCACCTGAACAGATGATCGACAATGGGGATGGCACCTACTCCTCCACCTACTACTCTTCGACAACCCCGGGAGATGTGCTCATAATGGCCGTTGACTCTACGGCCATCCTAGCCGCCACTGAGACTATCTTGCTGACAGGAGAGCCGGATTCCATCTCAGTAGAAGCTGATCCAGATACGATTATCGCTGACGGCAACTCGATATCTATTTTGACAGCCATAGTCTTTGACTCATTGGGGAATCAGATACCAGGAGAAACCGTCAGCATCGAAATCACCTCGAACAACACAGGCGCAACAATGGAAGGGGGCGTCGAGGACAAAGGAAACGGCAAATACACCCGGAAATACAAGGCATCTTTGTCCGCCGGGACCGATACAGTGACTGCTACTTGTGAGGCGTTGTCAGCTATTACACCCATGAGCACCATTGTCGGGCCCACTGACCTACAAATATGGGCTGAGCCAGACACAATTATTGCTGACACTACGTACACCTCGGTCATTACCGCCCTTGTGCTTTCAGGTGAGGGTGATTCTCTCCCTGGTGAACCGGTAACCATAGACTTTGATGAAAACATGCCTGGAGCCACCTGGGCCACTGGCGTGGAAGACAGCGGAAACGGACTCTACTACAGAACGATGAGAGCCAGCAATACTCAAGGCGATGTTCTGATTAAGGCAACCGACGGGCCGGTTGACGATACTACTCGTGTGCTCCTAAGGGGACTTCTGGGGGGGCAAATAGAAGTAGGAGAGATAGTCAAAGTCACAATTGGGGATTTCGGAGAGGACAACAATGACGATCCGGACATATTTGTTAGCCATAAGTCCGATACTGTAGATCTTTCGGTATTTCTTAACATGGGAAATGATGGCTTCGGGCATCTGTACTCAATGGAAGAAATTATTTTCGACGCCGAAGGAGAGGTTATTGGCATGGCGCTTGGTAACTTCGACTCCCTGAAGACCGACGTTTGTTTGATTCTGAGAAAGGCCAAGAGGATTGAGCTGGCCATGAACGATTTGAACGGTGACTTTGCAGACTCATCTTTCGCATATGCATTGCGCAGGAGCGGCAGGTCAGGCGCTGCGGGAGACATAGACGGAGATGGAGACATAGATGTATTGGCCGGCACTGACGAAAAGAAAACGGAAGTGTGGTTGAACGACGGCAATGCGAACCTCACCTTCCACGTCAAAGTCACACACTTCGAAAAACCGAACGCCCTGTGCCTGGCAGACTTCGGGGAGGATACACTTGGCGATCTGGACATTGCAGCCGGCACAGAAGCCAAGGACCTGGAGATTCTGTTTAACGATGGAGGAGGAGATTTTCACACAGATGGTGTGTACCGCGCTTCTGACAGGGTCAGAGCTCTGGACACAGGTGATTTGAATGGTGATGGTTACATAGACGTGGTATGTGGAACCAGTGCAGGCAAGATGGAGGTCTGGCTCAATAATGGGGCCGGGACATTCCCATCCTCCCCAGACTACGTCTATTCTCTCTCCGAAAGCGTCCTGTCAATTGCAATAGGTGACGTTCAGGAAGATACTCTAGGTGATCTGGATGTGGCAGCAGGGACAGAGGATGGAGTCTTGACCGTCTGGTACAACCAAGGAACAGGCGCTCTGACGGAGTCTGATACAAGCTACTCCCATACAGGCAAGCTTACAGGCCTGGATATAGGCGACCTCGTGGAAGACGAATACGGGGACAATGATATCGTTGCGGGCACTGATGTAGGAGGGGGTGTAGGCATAGTACACATCTGGCTCAACAATGGAGATGGAACATTCACCAGGAGGGAGAACTAA
- a CDS encoding tetratricopeptide repeat protein has protein sequence MVAKKPKPRPKPKPKPKPRPKPKPKPTVKQPSKEEIEATYKAGVSLYLSGKYKQAISKFQQVLKANPNHSGAKNYLQKARARLKAIEG, from the coding sequence CTGGTTGCAAAGAAACCCAAACCCAGGCCTAAACCTAAGCCTAAACCAAAACCCAGGCCAAAACCTAAACCCAAGCCTACTGTAAAGCAGCCTTCCAAAGAGGAGATAGAGGCGACCTATAAGGCAGGAGTTTCTCTCTACTTGAGCGGCAAGTACAAGCAGGCTATTAGCAAGTTTCAACAGGTTCTCAAAGCAAATCCCAATCATTCGGGCGCCAAGAATTACCTACAAAAGGCAAGGGCGAGGCTAAAAGCAATAGAAGGATAG